From the Thamnophis elegans isolate rThaEle1 chromosome 11, rThaEle1.pri, whole genome shotgun sequence genome, one window contains:
- the RP2 gene encoding protein XRP2 has protein sequence MGCFFSKRRKQAKEAKAGAESGDRNGSLSAEADKQPQYSWDQRAKIDPKDYMFSGLKNETVGRLPGKVAGQQFVIQDCENCNIYIFDHSATITVDDCINCQIFLGPVKGSVFLRDCKDCKCVVACQQFRTRDCRKIEIFLCCTTQPIIESSTGMKFGCFQYYYPELALQLKDAGLSIFNNTWSNIHDFTPVSEENNWGLLAEDALVQDYVPLPTTEELKAVRVSADASKSIIPITLGGRQKKSEESCFVVFFAGDYTTANARKLIDEMTGKGFWLIQTKEISMKADDAQRVFQQRAFEFTPLLDKGPVVALEFNGDGSIAACQDIVVNVFSGAQVFVSEDKLSASREIESFYNFADMQMGM, from the exons ATGGGCTGCTTCTTCTCCAAGAGGCGGAAGCAGGCCAAAGAGGCAAAGGCTGGCGCGGAGAGCGGAGATCGGAATGGCTCTCTGTCCGCCGAGGCCGACAAACAGCCACAGTATAGTTGGGACCAGCGAGCCAAG ATTGATCCAAAAGATTACATGTTTTCTGGACTCAAGAATGAAACAGTTGGACGTTTACCTGGGAAAGTTGCAGGGCAACAGTTTGTCATTCAGGACTGTGAGAAttgcaatatttatatatttgatcATTCTGCTACAATCACTGTTGACGACTGTATAAACTGCCAAATTTTTCTAGGACCTGTAAAAGGCAGTGTGTTTTTGCGTGACTGCAAAGACTGTAAGTGTGTTGTGGCATGCCAACAGTTTCGTACTCGAGACTGCCGAAAGATAGAAATATTTCTGTGCTGTACCACCCAGCCCATTATTGAATCTTCTACAGGTATGAAATTTGGATGTTTCCAATACTATTATCCAGAGCTGGCTTTGCAGTTGAAAGATGCTGGGCTAAGCATCTTTAACAACACATGGAGCAATATCCATGACTTCACAccagtttcagaagaaaataatTGGGGTCTTCTAGCTGAGGATGCTTTAGTTCAAGACTATGTACCGTTGCCGACTACTGAAGAATTAAAAGCCGTGAGGGTTTCAGCTGATGCCAGCAAGAGCATAATTCCAATAACCCTGGGAGGACGCCAAAAAAAAAGTGAGGAATCTTGCTTTGTAGTGTTCTTTGCTGGAGACTATACAACTGCCAATGCAAGGAAGTTAATTGATGAG ATGACTGGCAAAGGCTTTTGGCTGATACAGACAAAAGAGATTTCAATGAAAGCTGATGATGCTCAACGAGTGTTCCAGCAAAGAGCATTTGAATTCACCCCTTTACTTGACAAAG GTCCTGTTGTTGCTTTAGAGTTTAATGGAGATGGTTCTATAGCAGCCTGTCAAGACATTGTTGTCAATGTCTTTAGTGGAGCTCAG GTTTTTGTATCTGAGGACAAGTTGTCTGCTTCAAGAGAAATAGAGAGTTTCTATAATTTTGCTGATATGCAGATGGGAATGTGA